The following proteins are encoded in a genomic region of Magnolia sinica isolate HGM2019 chromosome 1, MsV1, whole genome shotgun sequence:
- the LOC131242952 gene encoding tropinone reductase homolog At5g06060-like: protein MGEESKKKEWSLKGMTALVTGGTKGIGHAIVEELAQFGASVHTCGRDKAGLDQCLHEWKESGFNVTGSVCDVSVRVAREKLMEEVSSLFQGKLNIFVSNAGILPGERTLEVTAEEYSNLMATNFESAYHLSQLAHPLLKASGQGSIVFISSVAGLVATSVGIIYSATKGALNQLTKNLACEWAKDNIRTNCVAPFLTKTAMVDPILANKEITEELISRSPLGRIVELREVSPLVAFLCLPVASYITGQVIAIDGGFTINGFYPSKD from the exons ATGGGAGAAGAATCGAAGAAGAAGGAATGGTCTCTTAAAGGAATGACAGCTCTGGTCACTGGCGGAACCAAAGGAATAGG CCATGCTATAGTAGAGGAACTGGCCCAATTTGGAGCGTCCGTACATACCTGTGGTCGTGACAAAGCTGGGCTTGATCAGTGCTTGCATGAATGGAAAGAATCAGGTTTCAACGTGACAGGTTCAGTTTGCGATGTTTCGGTACGTGTGGCACGTGAGAAGCTTATGGAGGAAGTCTCCTCGCTCTTCCAAGGGAAGCTCAACATCTTT GTAAGCAATGCTGGGATACTCCCCGGTGAACGGACGTTAGAGGTTACTGCTGAAGAATATTCAAATCTAATGGCTACAAACTTCGAATCTGCATACCATTTAAGCCAACTAGCTCACCCTTTGTTAAAAGCATCAGGACAGGGAAGCATTGTATTCATATCCTCCGTTGCGGGTTTGGTAGCTACATCTGTGGGGATCATTTATTCAGCTACTAAAG GAGCATTGAATCAACTCACGAAGAATTTGGCATGTGAGTGGGCGAAAGACAACATTCGGACAAATTGTGTTGCACCATTCCTTACAAAAACTGCCATGGTGGATCCG ATTCTTGCAAACAAGGAAATAACAGAAGAACTGATCTCCCGATCTCCCCTTGGTCGCATTGTAGAGCTAAGGGAGGTTTCACCATTGGTGGCATTCCTTTGCTTGCCCGTTGCATCATACATTACTGGACAAGTCATAGCTATTGATGGAGGATTCACCATTAATGGGTTTTACCCTTCAAAAGACTAA